From the Salinimicrobium tongyeongense genome, one window contains:
- a CDS encoding YwbE family protein, with amino-acid sequence MKPTRKEIVPGSRVAIVQKQDQRSGRLTYGYVADILTKSPMHPHGIKVRLETGEVGRVQKIEDSLV; translated from the coding sequence TTGAAACCTACAAGAAAGGAGATTGTTCCCGGAAGCCGTGTGGCCATAGTTCAGAAGCAGGATCAGCGATCTGGCCGACTTACCTATGGCTACGTGGCTGACATACTCACCAAATCGCCCATGCACCCGCACGGCATAAAGGTGAGGCTGGAAACAGGCGAAGTAGGAAGAGTTCAGAAAATTGAGGATTCACTGGTATAA
- a CDS encoding lysophospholipid acyltransferase family protein: MGIVSAKEVARVMNLDKFGILGTSMGWIVLKTTKLSVINKEYDKRKDMSAPQFIDSILKAFEINFEIPEEDLKRIPKTGPFITISNHPLGGIDGMILLKLLLSRREDFKVIANFLLQRIEPLQPYIMPVNPFEEHKEAQSSTKGIKEAILHLKDGKPLGIFPAGEVSTYRDHKMIVDRPWDPAAIKLIQKAKVPVIPIYFHAKNSTFFYRLASISDILRTAKLPSEMLSQKKRKIKVRIGNAIQPQDIEDITSIEALTAFLRRKTYMLANAFEKKPFLKGIPKNFKIQKPPKKIVEETQLDLMLEEVETCRKLDKRLLESKNYEVFLAKKEIIPNILKEIGRLREITFRAIGEGTNMSTDLDNFDDYYYHMFLWDNEANKIAGAYRMGMGAEIYEEFGIQGFYLQDLFRFEPELHKMMSESIEMGRAFITGEYQQRPMPLFLLWKGIVHCTLRFPKHKYLIGGVSISNKFSNFSKSLMIEFMRSHYYDPYVAQYIRPKKEFKVKLKDVDKDFVFDETQSDLNKFDRFIDELEPGSLRLPVLIKKYIKQNAKVVAFNVDPLFNDAIDGLMYIRIADLPESTVRPVIEEFQQELERKVTEMRKKEQQAEQE, translated from the coding sequence ATGGGAATTGTAAGTGCAAAAGAAGTTGCCAGAGTGATGAATTTGGACAAATTCGGAATTTTGGGAACCTCTATGGGATGGATAGTTCTTAAAACTACCAAGCTTTCGGTCATCAACAAGGAATACGACAAGCGCAAAGACATGAGCGCGCCCCAATTCATTGATTCTATTCTGAAAGCTTTTGAAATCAACTTCGAAATCCCCGAAGAAGACCTGAAGCGCATCCCAAAAACAGGGCCTTTTATTACCATTTCAAACCACCCCTTAGGCGGTATTGACGGTATGATACTCCTGAAGCTCCTGCTTTCAAGGCGTGAGGATTTTAAAGTGATTGCAAATTTCCTGTTGCAGCGAATCGAGCCTTTACAGCCATACATTATGCCAGTAAATCCTTTTGAGGAGCACAAGGAGGCACAGAGCAGCACCAAAGGCATCAAAGAGGCCATTTTACACCTCAAAGACGGCAAACCGCTTGGCATTTTTCCCGCAGGCGAGGTCTCTACCTATCGCGACCATAAAATGATCGTTGACCGGCCCTGGGATCCAGCCGCCATTAAACTTATCCAGAAGGCAAAAGTGCCGGTGATCCCCATTTATTTTCACGCGAAGAATAGCACCTTCTTTTACCGGCTCGCATCAATAAGTGACATTCTTAGAACCGCCAAGCTTCCCAGCGAGATGTTGTCACAAAAGAAGCGCAAGATCAAAGTACGGATTGGAAATGCCATTCAGCCGCAGGATATTGAAGATATTACAAGCATTGAAGCGCTCACTGCTTTTTTACGCCGAAAGACTTACATGCTGGCAAATGCCTTCGAAAAAAAGCCATTTTTGAAAGGTATTCCCAAAAATTTTAAAATTCAGAAGCCTCCCAAAAAGATTGTTGAAGAGACCCAACTGGATCTAATGCTGGAAGAGGTGGAGACCTGCCGAAAACTCGACAAGCGGCTCCTGGAAAGTAAAAATTACGAAGTCTTTCTCGCAAAAAAAGAGATCATTCCCAATATACTAAAGGAAATTGGAAGATTAAGAGAAATTACCTTTAGAGCGATTGGCGAAGGCACCAACATGTCTACAGATCTCGATAATTTTGACGATTACTACTACCACATGTTCCTGTGGGACAATGAGGCCAACAAAATAGCCGGGGCTTACCGAATGGGCATGGGAGCCGAGATCTATGAAGAATTCGGGATTCAGGGCTTTTACCTGCAGGACCTTTTCAGGTTTGAACCCGAACTGCATAAAATGATGAGCGAATCTATTGAAATGGGAAGGGCTTTTATCACCGGCGAATATCAACAGCGGCCCATGCCCCTGTTCCTGTTGTGGAAAGGCATTGTGCACTGTACGCTGCGTTTTCCAAAGCACAAATACCTTATTGGCGGGGTGAGCATCAGCAATAAATTCTCCAATTTCTCAAAATCGCTCATGATAGAATTCATGAGGTCGCATTACTACGATCCTTATGTGGCGCAATACATTAGGCCGAAAAAGGAATTTAAGGTTAAGCTGAAAGACGTGGACAAAGATTTTGTGTTTGATGAAACCCAGTCTGACCTCAACAAGTTTGACCGCTTCATTGATGAACTGGAACCCGGAAGCCTGAGACTTCCGGTACTTATCAAAAAATACATCAAGCAAAACGCAAAGGTTGTGGCATTCAACGTAGACCCCTTGTTCAATGACGCGATTGACGGACTCATGTACATTCGCATTGCCGATCTTCCTGAAAGCACCGTGCGGCCGGTGATAGAAGAATTTCAACAGGAGCTGGAGCGCAAGGTTACCGAAATGCGCAAAAAGGAGCAGCAGGCTGAACAAGAATAG
- a CDS encoding SDR family oxidoreductase, producing the protein MEKILIVGATGSTGKRIIEILNNSQSFEPVAMIRKEEQKEIFDDMEVKWVFADLEQDDLSPALKGIDKVIFAAGSGSKTGPDKTTEVDEKGAIKVIDAAKKAKVKKFIMLSAMGADEPSQHEKLEHYLKAKATADKHLKESGLNYTIVRPGGLTDDMGTGRVKISEKLDSLGEIPRDDVAFLLIMSLADPLVKNMSFEAVEGEEPIKSAMIELSQS; encoded by the coding sequence ATGGAAAAGATTTTAATAGTTGGAGCAACCGGAAGTACAGGAAAAAGAATTATCGAAATCCTGAACAACAGCCAGAGTTTTGAACCGGTGGCCATGATAAGAAAAGAGGAGCAGAAAGAGATTTTTGACGATATGGAGGTGAAGTGGGTATTTGCCGACCTTGAGCAGGACGACCTTAGCCCTGCGCTAAAAGGTATTGACAAAGTGATCTTTGCTGCAGGTTCGGGCAGTAAAACAGGCCCCGACAAGACCACAGAAGTTGATGAAAAAGGCGCCATAAAAGTGATAGATGCCGCAAAAAAGGCAAAAGTGAAGAAGTTTATCATGCTTAGCGCCATGGGGGCCGATGAACCTTCACAGCACGAGAAACTGGAACACTACCTGAAGGCCAAAGCCACCGCCGATAAGCACTTAAAAGAAAGCGGACTAAACTATACCATAGTGCGCCCGGGAGGCCTTACCGACGATATGGGTACAGGCAGGGTGAAAATTTCAGAAAAACTGGACTCTTTAGGTGAAATACCAAGAGACGACGTGGCATTTCTCCTCATCATGTCGCTAGCCGATCCTTTGGTGAAGAACATGAGCTTTGAGGCTGTAGAGGGAGAAGAGCCCATTAAATCGGCTATGATAGAGCTGAGTCAGTCATAA